The genomic segment CTACTAAAGTGTTGAGACGCAGACCCACTCCCCGTCCCTCAGAGTCTGCACAGCGGCAGAAACacaagatgtttaaaaaaaccaAAGCAGATGTGAAGGCTGAgaaggcagaaaaacagagagccAAAGCAGAAAAGCAACAGTTAGAAAAGGAACTCAAAGAAAAAgccaaggaagaaaaaaagaacaaaaagaagcagctgaaaGGCAAAGACAAACCCGGTTCTGCAACAGAGGAGGCTCCACCGCTGACAGGTTTTACTGCGAACAAGGACGGCACAGCAAAAGGTAAGCTCCAAAAGGTTggagcaaaaacaaagatgatcAAAAAGAAAGGGACTCCAGTTGAAGCTGAtccagacacagaggaagaggatgaaccAACACTGTCCAAAGCCATCAAAGGCCAAAACCAAATAACGCTTCTCAAAGCCAAAGGTAAAGACCTCAAAGCCATACTGGAGCCCCGGGTGGAGCAGGAAGCTGAAAGCATCCCCAAGGGGCGACCACAGAGTATGCTGCTGGGAAACGTCAAGATGGCATCTCTCCGAGACAAAGCAAAAAAGATTAAGTTAGCAAAGCCTGCTGAGGAAACGTCAGTGAGTGAGGTCACGGATGAGGCGTCCAGCAAGCCCAAAGAACGCTCGATGGCAGAACGAAAAGGTGTGAGGACTCTTCGTCGAGTGTCTGGTTGGATTCAGCAGAAAATGCCAAAGGGGTTAAACGTCAGAAAAAAGCTTTCTGCCTGGACTAAAGTCATTGGGGTTTCTCGCTGGCTCTCTCTTCGGgccataaaacagaaacaaggcACTAGAAAATCCAAGGGCATGATCCTCAAACACAGGATGGCCATGAGAGCGGTCAGTAAAACCAGCCTGGCCGGCAGGAAATCCAGAAGCTCCTCTGAGGATAAAATGACCAAAGAGAGAGCTGCCGCTCAGGAAGAGGCAGAAGAGGAACGAGGGGGACCAGCCCTAGctgaagagaaagagatagaggCCAAATATGCTGTAGTACTCCCCAGGATGAACAAACTCAGAATGGAGAGACCGACAAAGTCAGCGGAGGTGCCCCAGACAGCTCCTGAACCTTCTACTCTATCAAATACCACCGGATCACCAGAAGAGCCCTCTACCCCGGAGCGCAAACCCCCAAAACCAGGCGCCAGGCTTGTACTCCCTGTCAAACCAGATTTCAACCTCCTCAAGTCCATCAAAAAGCCCTTGCCAGGAGGATTAGCATCACATGGAGACATGGCAGAGAAGATCCCACAAGGTCCAGAAGGATCATCTAACACTCAGGACAAAGATGTGGAACCTGCCCTTAAGAATACAAATGGAGTCAATGTGCTGCAAGGAGCAACGGGAAAACTGCATCCCTCCCAGATCAACCTGAACAAGATCTCCTTTTCAGGGAGATCAGTAGGTAGAGGACAAACTCAGGCAAAA from the Anabas testudineus chromosome 19, fAnaTes1.2, whole genome shotgun sequence genome contains:
- the LOC113156598 gene encoding DNA ligase 1 encodes the protein MSLFKSQGKTNVVGQRAKPKTAKNESQQKNVRQNSSEASQPPSKVPQKGKGNSAYSEVKHNKKSEKNDRSQPQHEKEITECKTTKRKNPPKSLPSKQRTVNNKLSTKPENKSSDKVTESEEEEEEEEESGSDAGGSADSTAEDSSDDEKEEHRESNEDPAETQESEVSDSQSDTKHTRKKEADGELVEEAKSRSDSEVEPAASSSEENEKVSDGAVSDGGKDSQLNQEDVSEKTRATKVLRRRPTPRPSESAQRQKHKMFKKTKADVKAEKAEKQRAKAEKQQLEKELKEKAKEEKKNKKKQLKGKDKPGSATEEAPPLTGFTANKDGTAKGKLQKVGAKTKMIKKKGTPVEADPDTEEEDEPTLSKAIKGQNQITLLKAKGKDLKAILEPRVEQEAESIPKGRPQSMLLGNVKMASLRDKAKKIKLAKPAEETSVSEVTDEASSKPKERSMAERKGVRTLRRVSGWIQQKMPKGLNVRKKLSAWTKVIGVSRWLSLRAIKQKQGTRKSKGMILKHRMAMRARELPLRKRQKRNEGDQP